From [Clostridium] symbiosum, a single genomic window includes:
- a CDS encoding BglG family transcription antiterminator, whose translation MDFTPRMQQILLLMLNEDKVISVKNLAEQMNLSKRTVQRELEYLGKALKEYNVTFCSKTGTGVWLEGEPEDRERLLRQLSEKDTFYVSDRTERRKRLILEILKDKTLKKLYYYSDLFGVSEATISADLEAAEEWFAPFNLKINRKPGYGISIEGREKDFRLALRAFIDENIDTRFIRDIYEEKDQALFELVENKNDKNIYKILNNDLLLRVIACIQRVKDRRLLNLTENSYVGLVLHVTIAVNRILGKEILEENEAMIKSLRGDEDFRLAGRIVEELRKEFRIEIPEIEVAYVCLHIKGAKVQQIELDEDSKARVSGQRELLSVVNAMIDRFDPAVAWQLKQDEEFVVQGLAAHLQPTLVRLANNMKIENPLLEQIKNDYAAIFERCRDVAGVIEEHYGFTVPEPEIGYLAIHFGAAMVRLESRKEVKRKVNMGVVCASGIGISRLMCSRINKFFKDRIELTAYGVNDLNPFALEHTDFFVSTLPIRENADILYVSPLLTSQEMEQIAARVREYERMPVAGKENEAFTRQLEEVNYMATQIKSLIKRFKRTKIGTAATFGELLLKAGEEQTPYADRQTMIVEALRRRETMGSQFFPDFSFALLHARTAGVTKPVFTVFVPDSGEWFTAPDMKGIRAAIIMLMPEEGHTQENADMLGYLSQMLVEEDEFLNAIITKEEENVRDLLSRYLKKYFDQYLDRM comes from the coding sequence ATGGATTTTACACCGAGAATGCAGCAGATACTTCTGCTCATGCTGAATGAAGATAAAGTCATATCCGTCAAAAATCTGGCGGAGCAGATGAACCTGAGCAAGCGCACGGTTCAGAGGGAACTGGAATACCTGGGAAAAGCGCTGAAAGAATATAATGTGACGTTCTGTTCCAAGACGGGGACGGGAGTGTGGCTGGAGGGGGAACCGGAAGACAGGGAGAGGCTGCTCAGGCAGCTGAGCGAAAAGGACACGTTTTACGTCTCGGACAGGACGGAGCGCCGCAAGAGGTTGATCCTGGAAATCCTGAAGGACAAGACGCTGAAAAAGCTTTACTACTACAGTGATCTGTTCGGAGTCAGTGAAGCGACGATCAGCGCGGATCTGGAGGCTGCGGAGGAGTGGTTTGCTCCGTTTAACCTGAAAATCAACCGGAAACCCGGATACGGGATATCCATAGAGGGCAGGGAGAAGGATTTCCGCCTGGCTCTCAGGGCTTTTATCGATGAAAATATCGACACGCGCTTTATCCGGGATATTTATGAGGAAAAAGACCAGGCGCTGTTTGAACTGGTGGAAAATAAAAATGATAAAAACATCTACAAGATTTTAAATAACGACCTCCTGCTGCGGGTCATTGCGTGCATCCAGAGGGTGAAGGACCGAAGACTTTTAAACCTGACCGAGAATTCCTATGTGGGACTCGTCCTGCATGTGACAATCGCGGTAAACAGGATTCTGGGGAAAGAGATACTGGAAGAGAACGAGGCCATGATTAAGTCCCTGCGCGGCGACGAAGATTTCCGCCTGGCGGGCAGAATCGTGGAGGAGCTTCGAAAGGAGTTTAGGATCGAAATCCCGGAGATCGAGGTTGCATACGTCTGTCTTCACATTAAGGGAGCCAAGGTCCAGCAGATAGAGCTGGACGAGGACTCTAAGGCCAGGGTGAGCGGGCAGAGGGAACTTCTGTCGGTGGTAAACGCGATGATTGACCGGTTTGATCCGGCCGTCGCCTGGCAGCTTAAACAGGATGAGGAATTCGTCGTGCAGGGGCTGGCCGCCCATCTGCAGCCGACATTAGTGCGCCTTGCCAACAATATGAAGATTGAGAATCCGCTTCTGGAACAGATAAAGAACGATTATGCCGCCATTTTTGAGCGGTGCCGCGATGTTGCCGGAGTAATTGAAGAGCATTACGGTTTCACGGTACCGGAGCCTGAGATAGGCTATCTGGCCATCCATTTCGGGGCGGCGATGGTGCGCCTGGAAAGCCGGAAGGAAGTAAAAAGAAAAGTGAACATGGGCGTGGTCTGTGCCAGCGGCATTGGAATATCACGCCTGATGTGCTCCAGGATCAACAAGTTTTTCAAGGACCGCATCGAGCTTACGGCATACGGGGTTAACGATCTGAACCCGTTCGCACTGGAGCATACTGATTTCTTTGTATCCACGCTTCCTATCCGGGAGAATGCGGATATCCTTTACGTAAGCCCCCTTCTGACGTCGCAGGAGATGGAGCAGATTGCCGCCAGGGTGCGTGAATACGAACGCATGCCCGTGGCCGGGAAAGAGAATGAGGCGTTTACAAGACAGCTTGAGGAAGTCAATTATATGGCGACCCAGATTAAATCGCTGATCAAACGTTTTAAACGCACAAAGATTGGGACGGCGGCCACATTCGGGGAGCTGCTTTTAAAGGCGGGAGAGGAGCAGACGCCCTACGCGGATCGGCAGACCATGATCGTAGAGGCCTTGAGGAGAAGGGAAACGATGGGCTCCCAGTTCTTCCCGGATTTCTCATTCGCGCTTCTCCACGCGCGGACAGCCGGGGTCACAAAGCCGGTATTTACGGTCTTTGTACCGGATTCGGGAGAATGGTTTACCGCTCCCGATATGAAGGGAATCAGGGCCGCCATCATTATGCTGATGCCGGAGGAAGGCCACACGCAGGAGAACGCGGACATGCTGGGCTATTTAAGCCAGATGCTGGTGGAAGAGGATGAATTCCTGAACGCCATCATAACAAAGGAAGAGGAGAACGTCCGGGATCTGCTGTCGCGGTATCTCAAAAAATACTTTGACCAGTATCTGGACAGAATGTAA
- a CDS encoding PTS mannitol transporter subunit IICBA translates to MKEKVQLFGRFLSGMVMPNIGAFIAWGLITALFIPTGWMPNEALAALVTPMSTVLLPLLIAYTGGAAVHGQRGGVIGAIATMGVIVGSDIPMFIGAMIVGPLAAWIMKKIDNVIEGKIPAGFEMLVNNFSLGIVGAILTLLTLKGVTPLVESLNEAMRAGVGFFVDNKLLPMASIFIEPAKVLFLNNAINHGIFSPMGIQQVEETGKSIFFLLEANPGPGLGVLLAYCLAGKGSAKSSAPGAVIIHFLGGIHEIYFPYILMNPLLLLSVIAGGASGIFVEQMLGAGLSAPASPGSIIAILGMTPRGGYIPVLAGVLVATAVSFFISMPILKFAGKDEDLEASKNKMKEMKNAAKGIAEEHKTANTVDSKDIRKIVFACDAGMGSSAMGATVLKKKLAAAGLGNIEVMHSPVSSIPADAQIVVTHQELGERAGHSNPDAQLILITNFLAAPEYDELIQELLNR, encoded by the coding sequence ATGAAAGAAAAAGTTCAGTTATTTGGACGGTTTTTGAGCGGTATGGTTATGCCGAATATCGGCGCGTTTATCGCATGGGGCTTAATTACGGCATTGTTTATCCCGACGGGCTGGATGCCGAATGAGGCGCTGGCCGCGCTTGTAACGCCAATGTCAACCGTGCTTCTGCCGCTGTTAATTGCCTACACGGGCGGCGCTGCCGTACACGGACAGCGGGGCGGCGTAATCGGCGCCATCGCAACCATGGGCGTAATCGTAGGTTCCGATATTCCAATGTTTATCGGCGCCATGATTGTAGGTCCTCTGGCGGCATGGATTATGAAAAAAATAGACAATGTAATAGAAGGTAAGATTCCGGCAGGTTTTGAGATGCTGGTCAATAACTTCTCACTCGGTATTGTAGGCGCAATCCTGACGCTCCTTACATTAAAGGGCGTTACGCCTCTTGTAGAATCATTAAACGAGGCAATGAGGGCAGGCGTTGGTTTCTTCGTTGACAACAAACTCCTCCCAATGGCAAGTATTTTCATCGAGCCTGCAAAGGTTCTGTTCCTGAACAACGCAATCAACCACGGAATTTTCTCCCCAATGGGAATCCAGCAGGTGGAGGAAACGGGAAAATCCATTTTCTTCCTGCTTGAGGCTAACCCGGGCCCGGGACTCGGCGTGCTGCTGGCATACTGCCTGGCGGGCAAGGGTTCTGCAAAGAGCTCCGCACCGGGCGCCGTAATCATTCATTTCCTCGGCGGTATCCATGAGATTTATTTCCCATATATCCTGATGAATCCGCTTTTACTTCTCTCCGTTATTGCAGGCGGAGCCAGCGGCATCTTTGTAGAGCAGATGCTGGGCGCAGGACTTTCCGCACCGGCTTCACCGGGAAGCATCATTGCAATTCTCGGAATGACCCCGCGCGGCGGCTATATCCCGGTTCTGGCAGGCGTTCTCGTAGCTACGGCGGTATCCTTCTTCATTTCCATGCCGATTCTCAAATTCGCCGGCAAGGATGAGGACCTGGAAGCTTCCAAGAACAAGATGAAAGAAATGAAGAATGCGGCAAAGGGAATTGCCGAAGAGCATAAAACAGCAAATACAGTTGATTCAAAAGATATCAGAAAAATCGTATTTGCCTGTGACGCCGGAATGGGTTCCAGCGCAATGGGAGCAACGGTGCTCAAGAAGAAACTGGCGGCGGCAGGCCTTGGAAATATTGAGGTTATGCATTCACCTGTATCTTCCATCCCGGCTGATGCGCAGATTGTGGTAACGCATCAGGAACTGGGAGAGAGAGCAGGGCACAGCAATCCTGACGCGCAGCTTATCCTTATCACCAATTTCCTGGCCGCGCCGGAATACGATGAGCTGATTCAGGAATTACTGAACCGATAA
- a CDS encoding D-alanyl-D-alanine carboxypeptidase family protein, giving the protein MKRLTAVILTIMMVLQAGLCSVYASVPEIPAAAASAMVQAADGPEIQAPEAILIEASTGTVIYEKNADEARNPASVTKIMTLLLTFDALKSGKIHLDDEVVTSAHAKSMGGSQVFLEEGEVQTVETLIKCIVIASGNDASVAMAEYIGGDEATFVKMMNERAKGLGMENANFEDCCGLTDSTTHAMSARDIALMSRELITKYPEIFNYSTIWMENITHVTKQGTKEFGLSNTNKLLKMATNFEVTGLKTGSTSLAKYCLSATAKKDGVELIAVILAAPDFKARFGDALTLLNYGYANCRMYRDEDPGTVPPATLINGIQDTVQGRLNGTFSYLTMKGEDFGGIEKEWVFEEEIKAPVGEGDILGRLVYRLNGQELGSVDIVAAEDVRKANFLDYLKRAASSFCV; this is encoded by the coding sequence ATGAAACGATTAACGGCGGTTATTTTGACGATTATGATGGTCCTGCAGGCGGGGCTTTGCAGCGTGTATGCTTCAGTTCCGGAGATTCCGGCCGCGGCGGCTTCGGCGATGGTCCAGGCTGCGGACGGGCCGGAAATTCAGGCTCCGGAGGCAATTCTCATTGAGGCGTCCACCGGAACGGTGATTTATGAAAAGAATGCCGACGAGGCCAGGAACCCGGCCAGCGTTACGAAGATTATGACGCTGCTTCTGACTTTTGACGCCCTGAAGTCCGGAAAGATTCATCTGGACGACGAAGTTGTCACCAGCGCCCACGCGAAATCCATGGGAGGTTCCCAGGTATTCCTGGAGGAGGGCGAAGTCCAGACCGTGGAGACACTGATCAAGTGCATTGTCATTGCGTCCGGCAACGATGCCAGCGTGGCAATGGCGGAATACATAGGCGGAGATGAGGCCACATTTGTAAAAATGATGAACGAGCGGGCAAAAGGTCTTGGAATGGAAAACGCAAACTTTGAGGACTGCTGCGGACTGACCGATTCCACAACCCATGCAATGTCGGCCCGTGATATAGCGTTAATGTCGAGGGAGCTCATCACAAAATATCCCGAGATATTTAATTACTCTACGATATGGATGGAGAACATTACCCATGTGACAAAACAGGGCACAAAAGAATTCGGTCTTTCCAATACCAACAAACTGCTCAAAATGGCCACCAATTTTGAGGTGACCGGCCTGAAAACGGGTTCGACCTCCCTGGCGAAATACTGCCTGTCGGCAACGGCAAAAAAAGACGGTGTGGAACTTATCGCCGTTATACTTGCAGCCCCCGATTTTAAAGCCAGGTTCGGCGATGCCCTGACACTCTTAAATTACGGTTATGCCAACTGCCGGATGTACCGTGACGAAGATCCGGGCACAGTGCCGCCGGCCACGCTGATAAACGGAATACAGGACACCGTGCAGGGAAGGCTGAACGGAACCTTTTCCTATTTGACGATGAAGGGGGAGGACTTCGGAGGCATTGAAAAAGAATGGGTATTTGAAGAAGAAATCAAAGCTCCCGTGGGCGAGGGCGATATCCTGGGCCGTCTCGTCTACCGGTTAAACGGGCAGGAGCTTGGAAGCGTGGATATCGTAGCGGCGGAGGATGTGAGAAAGGCCAATTTCTTAGATTATCTGAAGCGGGCCGCCTCCAGCTTCTGCGTATAG